Proteins from a single region of Hordeum vulgare subsp. vulgare chromosome 6H, MorexV3_pseudomolecules_assembly, whole genome shotgun sequence:
- the LOC123402167 gene encoding rac-like GTP-binding protein 6 isoform X1: MSASRFIKCVTVGDGAVGKTCMLISYTSNTFPTDYVPTVFDNFSANVVVDGNTVNLGLWDTAGQEDYNRLRPLSYRGADVFLLAFSLISKASYENVSKKWIPELKHYAPGVPIILVGTKLDLRDDKQFFVDHPGAVPITTAQGEELKKLIGAPYYIECSSKTQLNVKGVFDAAIKVVLQPPKAKKKKKAQRGACSIL, from the exons ATGAGCGCGTCCAGGTTCATAAAGTGCGTCACCGTGGGGGACGGCGCCGTCGGCAAGACCTGCATGCTCATCTCCTACACCTCCAACACCTTCCCCACC GACTATGTGCCCACGGTGTTTGACAACTTCAGTGCTAATGTTGTGGTTGATGGCAACACTGTCAACCTTGGGCTATGGGATACTGCAG GTCAGGAAGACTACAACAGACTGAGACCGCTGAGTTATCGTGGAGCTGATGTCTTCCTTCTGGCCTTCTCGCTTATCAGCAAGGCTAGCTATGAGAATGTTTCAAAGAAG TGGATACCTGAACTGAAGCATTATGCACCAGGTGTGCCTATTATCCTCGTGGGAACAAAGCTTG ATCTTCGAGATGACAAGCAGTTCTTTGTGGACCATCCTGGTGCTGTTCCTATCACTACTGCTCAG GGGGAGGAACTAAAAAAGTTAATAGGCGCACCCTACTACATCGAATGCAGCTCGAAGACCCAACTA AATGTCAAGGGTGTATTTGATGCGGCAATAAAGGTGGTACTGCAGCCACCAaaggcaaagaagaagaaaaaggcgcAGAGGGGGGCTTGCTCCATCTTGTGA
- the LOC123402167 gene encoding rac-like GTP-binding protein 6 isoform X2 codes for MGSGVRAILDYVPTVFDNFSANVVVDGNTVNLGLWDTAGQEDYNRLRPLSYRGADVFLLAFSLISKASYENVSKKWIPELKHYAPGVPIILVGTKLDLRDDKQFFVDHPGAVPITTAQGEELKKLIGAPYYIECSSKTQLNVKGVFDAAIKVVLQPPKAKKKKKAQRGACSIL; via the exons ATGGGGTCTGGTGTTCGTGCCATCTTG GACTATGTGCCCACGGTGTTTGACAACTTCAGTGCTAATGTTGTGGTTGATGGCAACACTGTCAACCTTGGGCTATGGGATACTGCAG GTCAGGAAGACTACAACAGACTGAGACCGCTGAGTTATCGTGGAGCTGATGTCTTCCTTCTGGCCTTCTCGCTTATCAGCAAGGCTAGCTATGAGAATGTTTCAAAGAAG TGGATACCTGAACTGAAGCATTATGCACCAGGTGTGCCTATTATCCTCGTGGGAACAAAGCTTG ATCTTCGAGATGACAAGCAGTTCTTTGTGGACCATCCTGGTGCTGTTCCTATCACTACTGCTCAG GGGGAGGAACTAAAAAAGTTAATAGGCGCACCCTACTACATCGAATGCAGCTCGAAGACCCAACTA AATGTCAAGGGTGTATTTGATGCGGCAATAAAGGTGGTACTGCAGCCACCAaaggcaaagaagaagaaaaaggcgcAGAGGGGGGCTTGCTCCATCTTGTGA